Below is a window of Pogona vitticeps strain Pit_001003342236 chromosome 9, PviZW2.1, whole genome shotgun sequence DNA.
AAAATGGTTATACACTTTCTTTTGAGTGCATTTTTATTGCCAAGGTTGGGATTTCCTGCTCTCTGAGCCTAAATCCCTTGGCAGGCTTTGAAAACGTTGCCCTTTGACTCGGCTGGATGCGAGACACCGTTCTCCTCTTTGCCTCGGGCTGCAAATGTTCTTGGGACTGCCCAGTGTGTGAGAGGAAAGTGAGACCAGGGGGAGCACTTCATCTAAAGAGATGCTTCCAACTTGCCGTTTTTCTTAGtgtttcagttaaaagccatttgtggTGTTCTAAAAAGCACTGTCCAATCAATATGTGATGGTCAAAATCCTTTTAACAGCAAACTTCCCCTTACATGAAGAAATCTCCAGAAACATCATCCATGTTGCACAAGGTCACATGAATGCTGAGATCTGTAGTCCACTACATCCAGAGGACACCGGGATGAGGCAATTGACTTAACATCAATGTGACTTTTTGAGTCCTGGAGGCCATCTTCCCTTGGAGTCCAAAGTATTTCCCCGGTATGTTGACTCTACACCCTAAAAGTATAGCTGTTTGATACAGCTTTAGGTCCCTCGGTTTTGCTCTGTGGAATGTGGGATGTGTAGTTTGGAAGGAAGGCTGGAAACTCCGAGCGCCTTCCGCTGAAGTATGGCAGAAAAATGCTGTGCCCCTAAGCCAAAACCTCAGGGTTTCGTAGAACGGAGTTTCAAGATGCAAAGTGGAATCAAACCGATATCATTGTATAAGGTAAACATGCTTAGAGAGCGTAATGATTGCAACCTACAGGTATGCTTTGGAGTGCAGTTGGATACTGGTTGAGGCGTCTGGCAgctaagccagaggttgggagtttgattcaccgCTGGGTccccttgagaggggctggacttgatgacctcacagggtcccttccagctctgcaggtctaagattgtAAGAAGCTGGGATCAGAAGCCTAAGAGGTGGAAAACACTAACCTGCTACTTGAAGCTCGAGGGCCCCCCTGAGAATCCCTTTCGGTCGGAGCAGGATTAAGACGATGTATTGTTTGGCATCCCTGGGCTGGACCCCGGTGATGAGAAGGGAGCCATTGGGGAAGCCAAATTCCCGCTGGGTGTTCTGGTTCCCATTGCGTTGCGGGCGGCTGTTCCCTGGGAAGTAGCTGAAGAGCCTGGAGGCCCCATCGGTCGTCGGCCCTCGGAACCAGCTGATCTCCCGGATGGTGCCCGTCACGTTTTCTGCCGAAAGGGTGACGTTCTGGCCCTCCATTGGGATCTCGGGAATGGAGACGACGGAAAGCCTGCCCATGGTCCctgcggcgggtgggatccataGGCAAAGCAGCACCGCTGGAGGACAGAATCGAGGGTGAAGGTCAAGAACGAGAGAGCCGAGCTTTTGACTTTCTATGTCCAGCTTGAAAATCTGTCTCTCCCTGCGTGTTTACCTCTACAAGCCTCAAGCAGTTTTAAGCCTCATTTAACTATTAAAGGGTTTCGGCTAAGAAACAGAAAAACGGCTGGCTTCCCTAGCTGGTTCTCTTCTAACTActtcattccttttatttttctccccataCAAAAACCCAAGGTTGGCTCTAAAGTTGCCAACTTTTCAACCAGCCCCCGCTGCTGTGCCTAAACATCGATGTCGGCTTCAACCACCGACCTCAACCAACGGTCGTGTTGAATCCCCGAGGGTGTAAAGAGCTTGACCTCTCGTTTCTGTAGATCAAGAGGTTGTTTGAAGCAGAAGAGCAGGCCAGGCCGGGTATTCTGTGCTTATCTGGCAACCCTGTCTTCCTCCCAGGTCGGAATCACTCCCTTGTGCCCATACACTCTCTGCACTCCAAATAAACGGAAAGAAGTTGCCAACAACCTTTTGCTGGCCCTGTCCTTGTGCAGTTCGACAACAGAAATTGAGCCaatagatttttccccccttagcATGTCGTCTCCACATCAGGACAGGAGGCAACGTAGGGGGGTGAAGGTTCACGAAcccactggttaaactgcagcactgcagttaaGCCTCTGTTCACAAACTGCGTTCCATccagctggttcaaggttgactcagccttccatccttccaaggtcagtaaaatgagtatccagctcactaaggggggggggatcaagCTTTACTTACCTAATTatgctgtaaaccgcccagaggtTGCTCTGGCGCAATGGGGGCGATGTGGGAgtcgaaacaacaacaataacaacgcCAACTCAGGTTGACAGCTTTTGGGTATGGGCGGCTGTCCTAGTTTTGATCAGTGACAGCAATAGGCTATCCTGTCCTATACCACCCAACGAAGAAGCTTTATCTGTTGCCTTCTGCATGTTGAAGGCAGAAAAGCCAGCCAAGCTGCTGGCCTTATAGTCCATCTGCaaccctactttttttttaaaaaaaaaaagacaataaagttcGGCAAACTTAAAATGgacttccctttcccccccccatggtttcCTTTACAGGTCTACAACTTACCTGCAAAGAGAAAACTCTTCCAAAAGAGATCCGGGAGCGTGGGATCCTTCATGATTCTCCCCAGGAGCAGATTCAGATCCGTCTTAGGTAGAAAACAGACTTCCCGAGCAACATCAGACCAGAAGGCTAAAACCAGTGCAGTCCAGCCAGCCAGATGCCTGggcttcttccttcttccatcctACCTGAAGAATTTCTttgccgttcccccccccccctcaggggGTCGGTTCTGATCCTGGAACGATGCCAGACGGTTACGCCTTTTCTTGCTGGGTGAGCCGGAGGGGGAGACGGGAGGAGGGCGGACAGAGTCGAGCGCTCTATGGCTTACTCAAGGCTGCCGTCAAAACCACCAAAGCATGACTTAATTGTTAGCTAGGAATGTCCTGGAATAGTTAAGAAGTTGGTTTCCCAGATCCAGAGCCCAGAAGAGTACTGGCTCAGTGCCCTAGCCGGGCATGGGGGCAAAGATCCGGGGAATCTCATCCTGCAGGAGTGGTATCAGAGCCCTCAACGCTCCTCACCCTTCCCACTCCCCACACCCAAGACCCAAACCTTGGTAAACCCATGTGCCATGACTAGAGGGGGTGTGAAGTTTAAGGATGCTCCAAAATGCTGATATTTGGAGGGGTTGTGAACCTGAAGAGCCTTCCTCTACCCATAaggtcatacagtggtgcctcgctagacagttaccccgcatgacagttttttcgctagacattgactttttgcgaccgctatagcgattcacaaaacagtgattcctatgggggaatttcactggacaatgtttggtccctgcttcgcaaaccgatttttgctagacaacgattttgacagctccctccgcgctcgcaaaacaggtgttttcgggacctaagcttcgcaagacagtgatttaaacagctgatcggcagtttgcaaagcggctttcctatggccgatcttcactagacaacaacgattcttccccattggaacacattaaacagatttcaatgcattccaatggggaaatgcttttcgctagacaatgatttcgctaaacagcaatttcagtggaacggattatcatcgtctagcgaggcaccactgtacttcctaccCATCCCCAAAGAGGCCTCAGAACATCTGGCTTCGAAGCCCCATCAGGCTTACCTTTGAGCAATGTAATATGTAGGAATAACCTGTTAAGAACAAGCTTATAGGCTCTGAGCTACTCATTAGTATAACCATTGTACCCTATTGCCCCCCCATCCCAGTACAGAAAACAGGATACTGAatttccctcacctctggcagaGGATGTGGGTCTACACAGCAGGCTCTTCTTAAGCAGGTATCTTTAGGGCTTCCTCTCCTTTCTGGCTTCCTCTCTCTGGCTGTTTTCTCTCCTACACAGTGCCAGGCCCAGCTGATCTGACAGGCTGGATGGCAGGATgaggcacacagagagagagggagagactgagagagagagagagagagagagagagagagaggaataggTCGAGCTGATGCATTCATTTGAGCTCAGGAAGAAGGAGGGCCTGGGAAGAAATTTAGGATACATGACAGGCAGGATCTCCCAAAGTCACAGCCCAGAAGCTGCACCAGTTGGATTTCTGCCCGTGACCTCAAAAAAAGGGTGTGAAAGCTTAGCTGTCAAAGGATGGCTGTTCTCAGTTAAGTCCCGGAAGAGAATCCTGCTGGGGGTGCCAGTGTTACAGAGGAAGGGCTAAGAGGATAATTACACAGGATGATGACACAAAGAGCAGTTTGGTTGCTGTGACTCTGCATGTactctttttcctctctgctctgtgtGGTCAAGCAGAGCTCGGAAAAGCTGTTTTCGTGGGAGTCCCACACCCGGAAACACTGAGCCGACATAATAGAGTTGAAATCCCCAAAATAAATGTTCCGAACTTGCAAAGGTGAAGCACAGCGCATCTTAACGGAAGGGATTCAGGATTTGGGGCGGGTGTGTTTCTAGAGCCATCGTCATTCCCAGTCTTTGGCTTTCCAGATCTTTTgcacttcatctcccagaatccttgagcCTTGTTCATAcgagctggggcttctgggaatggaTGGGGAGGACTAAAACTGAAAACCGATGTTCTAGAGAAGAGATCTTCAACCTTTGAGGTCCTACAGATTTCTGGGTTAAAAATGCAACATCTCTGATCAGGGGCTGTGCCGGCTGAGGCttttgggatctgtagtccaaaaatatctaaaTGTCCAAATTTGGGGATCGTTGTTCTAAGGTGAGAGTAACTTACCATGTGTTGCCTTCATAAAAACACGTTGTTCTGTGCGGcaaagtcacctctgacttatggcgacccaaggagtgagccatctccaaaatgtcctgtcctctactgccctgctcagctcttgcaaactcaagcctgtgcctTCCTTTACGGAGTCCGTCCACCTCgtcttgggtcttcctcttttcctgctgccttcaacctttactagcattattgtcttttccagagactccttgccttctcaggatgcgCCCAAAGTACGAAAACCTCTGTTTCAacagactcttgcagagtgcgggcggcataaaggtaaaggtaaaggttccccttgacaatttttgtccagtcatgttcgactctaggaggcggtgctcatccccgtttccaagccatagagccagcgtttttgtccgaagacaatcttccgtggtcacatggccagtgcgacttagacacggaatgctgttaccttcccaccgaggtggtccctattaatctacccgcatttgcatgctttcgaaccgctaggttggcgggagctgggacaagcgaggggcgctcactccgttgcgtggattcgatcttacgactgcttggtcttctgaccctgcagcacaggcttctgcggtttagcctgcagcgccaccacgtccctacaggtcaaataaataaataaataaataaataaataaataaataaacaaacaaacaaacaaacaaacaaacaaacaaacaaacaaacattgttgcctccatttatttattttttaatgtgtgtgctaGTTCTCGAGAAGCAGAAGGCAGCATTCTGGTCATACCAGCCATGCAAAGAGAAGGGCGGAGGCATTTTTCCATCAATAAATCCGTCAAAGTGACTGGCTTGAGACTGGAGTCATCGGTTGCTCAATCAGGGTGGACAAGTAAACACAAAAGCATCAAACTCTGCCTCGTCCTGGttctcctttttccatctctggtcaTTCAGACTCCGGACGAGGTTCAATTCTGAGCTTTTTATTCTACACAGATCTCCACCTGTGGCCACATTTGTGTCTCTCTATGAGCGCTCGACGCCATCCAATTGCGTAAACATTCCTTGGTTGACTTAAACATATTGTAGCatccccatatctgctggggattggttccaagcccctgcagatactgaaaactgtggataatagtgaacactatagcatggtaaaaagaaaaatccagtgaaaaaaatgattttcaCACACATTACTAGATATATTCTAGAATTGATAGATTCTAGGTATTCATATCATGGTCTCTGGCACCTTCTAGTGTCTGGTTTGGTTAATACATGTGAAAGCagcttttctggattttttttcatatttttaatatggataagtgaatcagtggatactgattccacagataaggggatcctactgtatttgcaTCCATTCTTCAGAAAGCAAAATTCATTATCTGTTCATTTTTCCGACAGAATCCAGATTTTTGGGACCCTTAAACTTGAGCCAGCAGGCTGCATCTCAAGTTGCAAATGGATACATGGATTTCGGTACTCAACTGCATCTTTCAACAGATCCAGAACCACCTTTGATGTCGAGTCTGCTTTGTTCTTCCTATCTGGCTATAGATTACAGAATCTATAGATTTTCAAATTCAAAAACCATTCGGTGTTGGCAGTCAGCTTCCAGACCCTTGTGAAACAGTCGAATTggaagaatatttttttcaagGCCCCTGTTGTTTCACCTAGAGGTATAAACAGCCGGTCCTCTTTATTTCAATCCGTGTCATGCAAAGCTTCAGTTCCTGCAGAAGATTGGCCCGGCAGCCTTCCCCTCGATCTTTTGGCAACTGTGTCTGCagtttcttcttatttttattgcttGGGGAGAGATGTTTTCTCCCCGGTGGGTCACACTCAGAGTGATATTTCCTGATGCACTGAAACGGATTGTTGCACCTGAGTCCCGCATGAATGAACCTGTGAGAGGTTACACATTTTCAGTGTTGCGTCGGCACCAGTTAGCACGGAACAGGTGGATTACGGCTGACTGCGCTTTTTTTGTGCTCCACTGCCTGGCCTCTGGCAAGCCAACAGATGGCCGTGCACGACAACAGACCAGGAGAAATGCATTCTGCACTTGCTCAGAGGCTCCCTTTTGCACAGGGAAACAgaacaaacttaaaaaaaaacatttttattgtgcttccaccatgaagaaaataaatggaagcataCAAGCAGGGGGAAAGTAAACACCctgaaagaaaaattagaaaCAAGTTATTCAAAAGCTTAAAAGGGAGAATGGCACCAGGAATAGGAGAGCCAAAGTCCCAATGTTAAAAAATGAAGTGAGGTGTAAACTTGAGTGAAAGAGGACCAAATAGCCACCTGGGAATCCCATGTCCGTTTGAGGGCCTTATAATCTCTTTTGATCCCTAAACATTTTTGTGGGGTGGCTCACATGTGTCCCTGAACATGGAGTGGGTGGGACATtgggtttaatttaatttaatttattatatttttcacaCTTTATTTCATATGTCTTTTTCAAAGCAGCATGCAACAGGCAGATATTCAACAGGTGAATCTTTTTGTGTATGATCAGCCTAGCTATCCCAGGTACTTCCAGATGTACCAAAAGACATAgtgctgttatttttttcccctttcctttttatttctcttcaatAATATTCACGTGTCCAGTAAAATCCTGGCTTATGGTAGAGGATATTCcgaagtggtttctcattcccttcctctagggggagccctcggactgtgcagctggcccaaggctacccaggctggctcttctcccaggagacacagtggggaatcgaactcccaccttctggatctgcagccagagacctaaaccactgtgccatatggtggagaaaaaaaaaatcagaagacgcTCTGGATGATTTTAAATGGAAGGTAATAGAACTTGGTTGGATGGAACCTCCCCCAAATAAATTTGCCACGTAAGATCAAGGCTTATTAGAAACACTGTGGCTTAATTAATGAAATAACTGGCTTCCCTTTGTCTCGAAATGTATTGGGAACGTGCAAAGAGGTGACACCCACTTCTAGTGGTAGAGGCCAAAACCAGTTTGACTGGGGTGGAATCCAGTTGGTCCTGTTCTAAGAATGCGCCACTAGGCATCTaggcagagggaggaaagaggCCTGGTGCATGAAACTTGCGAGATCGCTCTGATCAGGATTTTATGGGACTGTGTTTTTCTGAAAATACTTTTATGGCCTTTGCGCTTCCATTCCAGCCCATTTCAGGGTTCAAGGAGGCAACAGCAGAGGCCTTTCTGCTGCATGGGGTCAGCAACTAGCAGCCCTCCGGGGGTTGACGGACCACAACTCCGAACACCCCTAGTCAGCATGTAGAGGTTATTTCTCTGTGCTGTAAAAAGAAGGAGTGAAATGACAATAACTGACAGAAAATGACGCATCTGTTTCCTAAAGCACTTTAATTAAAAGTACGTTTACCCAGTTATATTATACGACTGACCCTCTCCTACAGGGGTGGGAAGCCCCTTTTACGTGGTTACCTGTTCAACGAGCACCATGGCCTCTAgaaagggattatgggagctgtagtaaaaaagggggggaaaagtggATCAAAGGTTCCCAGGCTCTCCTCCGGCAGGTTTTATAACTGAGTGGCTGTTTTGTGAGTGTTTGTGGCTGGTGGCTACTACCACTTTAAAGCAACGCCCTGGTAGGTTGGGTGCTGGCTTGGTAAACAATTCGGAAGTTCAACCATAAAATAGGCAAATGTTTCTGCTCCTGCCGGTTTTAAGAGGAAGAGAACTTCTTCAGAAAGTTGGACTTTATGCCTTGTTCTATTTTTGCCTGTGTGAAAGGAACAGTGGCCAATTTCTGTGCCGTTTCAGTGAAATCTGGAATGCCTGTTGACCCAGAGGCTATTTCCAggtttttccagggagagaatatgcagaaaaatagtttaccattcccttgtttTGGGACCATCTTGAGACtgtgtgcagcttacccaaggccacccaggctggctcttctcccagaaggctccgtggggaatcaaactcccaacctctggctctgcagccaatcTACTGAGACCCAAACCACCGAGCCACCCACCCAGCATATACGTCAGTGGCAAAACAGAAAAGTTATAACTCTTTGGATTTTTCAGTGCAAGTCAGTGGGAGGCTTAAAAGTCAATTCAGGGCTTATAAAAACCTAAGAGCCctggtggatcaggccaaaggcccatctagtccagcttcctggatctccctGTGGCCCCATAAGATGCgtttgggagcacacgagacaatgagAGAGCAgtctcctgataccccctcccctgcatctggcattttgaggtcccttccttttaagcctggagattatacatccccatcatggcttgtcacctgcgatggacttttcctccagaaatctatctcatccccttttaaaggcatctagggcaGATGCcgccaccacatcctgtggcaaggagttccacagactaacaccacGCTGGGTGAAGAAATACGTTTTCTTTGGTCTGTCCTcgctctcccaacactccattggagt
It encodes the following:
- the LOC110089438 gene encoding cell adhesion molecule CEACAM19, translated to MKDPTLPDLFWKSFLFAAVLLCLWIPPAAGTMGRLSVVSIPEIPMEGQNVTLSAENVTGTIREISWFRGPTTDGASRLFSYFPGNSRPQRNGNQNTQREFGFPNGSLLITGVQPRDAKQYIVLILLRPKGILRGALELQVAGSATTPRPTTPTTQMPSVKEQPRAPLMLGWIVAGVVVGILLAGALGAILVYRFVLYKTEPGPGVTGKLDPRGKKTLAPKHGDKEPIYEVMDSPVESPQTGGKEPPPILGPLPTLPGPGANLDPNYMELLRRTESIYSEIKR